A single genomic interval of Nitrospirota bacterium harbors:
- a CDS encoding SUMF1/EgtB/PvdO family nonheme iron enzyme translates to MQNSTRTIRRTSRIQAYLYAFGGCIVIVVLMGAPLARGSIEIRNHEQSPLDAIVARSGESPMLSVPEGTFIMGTARYTDKPFSLELQYDDTEQPQRRIWLDRYEIDRDEVSLGEYLLWLRQQQRLLPEEVRKLIDHVTTIHALSPDTLARWPALYVTWSEASDFCHAHGKRLPTEAEWEKAARGDSGNLFPWGQKPPTPVLAMFGQYHVHEIPLVAPVDHGEEGRSPYGLHHMAGNAAEWVEDWFGIDYYMTMPNRNPRGPANGRYKVVRGGSWKSTPVLLRTATRSGASLDQRAATIGFRCAQSVTSSSLTTP, encoded by the coding sequence ATGCAGAACAGCACTCGCACGATCAGACGCACGAGCCGAATTCAGGCTTACCTCTACGCCTTCGGCGGCTGCATCGTCATCGTCGTGCTCATGGGGGCACCCTTAGCGCGTGGCTCTATCGAAATAAGAAACCATGAACAGAGCCCTCTCGATGCAATCGTCGCACGTTCGGGCGAATCTCCAATGCTGTCTGTCCCCGAGGGCACGTTCATTATGGGCACCGCCCGCTACACCGACAAACCCTTCAGCCTGGAGCTTCAATATGACGACACGGAGCAGCCCCAACGACGCATCTGGCTCGATCGGTATGAAATCGATCGGGACGAGGTGAGTCTGGGAGAATACTTGCTGTGGCTCAGGCAGCAACAACGCCTCCTCCCCGAGGAGGTACGCAAACTGATCGACCACGTCACGACCATCCATGCCCTATCGCCCGACACATTGGCACGGTGGCCTGCACTCTACGTCACCTGGTCTGAGGCCTCGGATTTCTGTCACGCGCACGGCAAGCGGCTCCCGACGGAAGCCGAGTGGGAGAAAGCTGCTCGCGGGGACAGCGGCAATCTATTTCCTTGGGGACAAAAACCTCCCACGCCGGTGCTCGCGATGTTCGGGCAGTATCACGTGCACGAGATTCCCCTCGTGGCGCCCGTTGATCATGGTGAGGAGGGGCGAAGCCCCTACGGCCTGCACCACATGGCGGGCAATGCCGCCGAGTGGGTCGAAGACTGGTTCGGAATCGACTACTATATGACCATGCCAAACCGCAATCCTCGCGGTCCGGCCAACGGACGCTACAAGGTGGTGCGCGGAGGCTCTTGGAAAAGTACGCCCGTGTTGTTGCGAACGGCCACCAGAAGCGGGGCATCGCTGGATCAGCGCGCCGCGACCATCGGTTTCCGCTGCGCGCAATCCGTCACGTCCTCCAGCCTTACAACTCCATGA
- a CDS encoding sigma-54 dependent transcriptional regulator translates to MGHAGKILIVDDEVEALENCRRILSRLGHECLTEHDPVRALNVVQQERPGLVLTDLRMPGLSGIDVLNATKRFDPTIKVVLMTAFATVQTAVSSMRQGALDYILKPYTSRDLEDVAHRAFEESPRQSLSPVLARAKHPLRQIVGKSSAIQAVLSLVIKVARTDANILIYGESGTGKELVARAIHDHSQRANKPFVPVDCVSMPDALLESELFGHERGAFTGAHAAKPGLFETAHGGTVFLDEVSGMSQTLQSRLLRVLQERQFRRVGGTRYIDIDVRVIAASNRDLAEAQKKGEFREDLYYRLNVIPVVLPPLREREGDIEVLAHEFLQRFMQQHRTDAGAIPTFEPAAVAALMSHSWPGNVRELQNVIERAAALADGPVVRLEHLPSGLGLAASGDTASMEGGSYKQVKQEVVRSFERSFLLELLQRHQWHMSNAAQEAGVDRKTIERMVKRHGLREPS, encoded by the coding sequence ATGGGACATGCAGGCAAAATACTGATCGTCGATGACGAAGTGGAGGCGCTCGAAAACTGTCGTCGCATTTTGAGCCGGCTCGGCCATGAATGTTTGACGGAGCATGATCCGGTTCGTGCGCTGAACGTCGTTCAACAGGAGCGCCCAGGCCTTGTGCTCACCGATTTGCGCATGCCGGGTCTGAGCGGCATCGATGTGCTCAACGCGACGAAACGGTTCGATCCGACCATCAAGGTCGTTCTGATGACGGCCTTTGCGACTGTACAAACCGCGGTGTCCTCCATGCGGCAAGGGGCGCTGGATTACATCCTGAAACCCTATACGAGCAGGGATCTTGAAGACGTCGCGCACCGGGCCTTCGAGGAGTCGCCTCGGCAGAGTCTGTCTCCGGTCCTCGCGCGAGCTAAGCACCCGCTGCGACAGATTGTGGGCAAGAGTTCGGCCATTCAAGCCGTCTTGAGTCTGGTCATTAAGGTGGCCAGAACGGATGCAAACATTCTGATCTATGGTGAAAGCGGAACAGGCAAGGAGCTGGTTGCCCGCGCGATCCATGATCATAGTCAGCGAGCGAATAAGCCGTTTGTGCCGGTGGACTGTGTCTCCATGCCGGATGCCTTGCTGGAATCGGAACTATTCGGGCATGAGCGGGGCGCATTCACCGGAGCCCATGCGGCCAAACCCGGTCTGTTTGAAACGGCCCATGGCGGCACGGTGTTCTTGGACGAAGTCAGCGGGATGAGCCAGACGCTGCAATCGCGATTGCTCAGAGTGTTGCAGGAACGCCAGTTTCGTCGGGTTGGCGGGACACGGTATATCGATATCGATGTGCGAGTGATTGCGGCTTCGAATCGGGATCTGGCGGAGGCACAGAAGAAGGGCGAGTTTCGAGAAGATCTCTATTATCGCCTCAACGTCATTCCCGTCGTCCTTCCCCCCTTGCGAGAGCGGGAGGGTGATATTGAAGTATTGGCGCACGAATTTTTGCAGCGTTTCATGCAGCAGCATCGAACGGATGCCGGTGCCATTCCGACCTTCGAGCCCGCAGCGGTCGCGGCCTTGATGAGCCATAGCTGGCCGGGCAATGTTCGGGAGCTTCAGAACGTGATCGAGCGAGCGGCGGCATTGGCCGACGGCCCAGTGGTCCGTCTCGAGCATTTACCATCCGGCCTGGGGCTGGCCGCTTCCGGCGATACGGCTTCTATGGAAGGAGGGTCCTATAAGCAGGTCAAACAAGAAGTGGTTCGTTCGTTCGAGCGCAGCTTTCTGCTTGAACTTCTTCAGCGCCACCAGTGGCACATGAGCAACGCGGCTCAGGAAGCCGGTGTGGACCGCAAGACCATCGAACGGATGGTCAAGCGGCATGGTCTTCGGGAGCCGAGTTAA